A window from Oscillatoria sp. FACHB-1406 encodes these proteins:
- the ndhC gene encoding photosynthetic/respiratory NAD(P)H-quinone oxidoreductase subunit C translates to MFALSGYEYFLGFLLLASSVPILALGASWLVRPKGSGPERVTTYESGMEPIGGAWIQFNIRYYMFALVFVVFDVETVFLYPWAVAFSQLGLLAFIEALIFIAILIVALVYAWRKGALEWS, encoded by the coding sequence GTGTTTGCCCTAAGCGGTTACGAATATTTTCTTGGATTTTTGCTCCTGGCTAGCTCCGTCCCCATTCTCGCCCTCGGCGCATCTTGGTTGGTGCGACCCAAAGGCAGCGGTCCCGAACGAGTAACAACCTACGAATCCGGTATGGAACCCATTGGGGGAGCTTGGATTCAATTCAACATACGCTACTATATGTTCGCCCTGGTTTTTGTCGTCTTCGACGTAGAAACCGTATTTTTATACCCTTGGGCTGTTGCCTTCAGTCAACTGGGACTTCTCGCTTTTATCGAAGCCCTCATCTTTATTGCAATTCTAATTGTTGCCCTAGTCTACGCTTGGCGAAAAGGAGCGCTTGAATGGTCATGA
- a CDS encoding NADH dehydrogenase subunit K — MVMNPNSLADIQKQQTEKILNPIARNQVTQDLSENVILTTVDDLHNWARLSSLWPMMYGTACCFIEFAAMIGPRFDFDRFGLVPRCSPRQADLIVTAGTITMKMAPALIRLYEEMPEPKYVIAMGACTITGGMFSVDSPSAVRGVDKLIPVDVYIPGCPPRPEAIMDAIVKLRKKVSNECIQERGKLQAQTHRFHSTTHNMKAVPPILTGEYLKSPTRQAPPKELAEAYGMPMPALEAVEVKEEVNRG, encoded by the coding sequence ATGGTCATGAACCCCAATTCTCTTGCCGATATCCAAAAACAACAAACTGAAAAAATTCTCAACCCGATCGCGCGCAACCAAGTTACCCAGGACTTATCCGAAAACGTCATTCTTACGACCGTAGATGACCTGCACAACTGGGCGCGATTGTCAAGCCTGTGGCCGATGATGTACGGTACGGCCTGCTGCTTCATCGAATTTGCCGCTATGATCGGCCCCCGCTTCGACTTCGACCGTTTCGGTCTGGTGCCGCGTTGCAGTCCCCGCCAAGCTGACTTAATTGTTACGGCTGGGACGATTACCATGAAAATGGCTCCGGCTCTCATTCGCCTTTACGAAGAAATGCCCGAACCGAAGTACGTCATCGCAATGGGTGCTTGTACGATTACCGGCGGGATGTTCAGCGTCGATTCTCCCTCGGCAGTGCGCGGTGTAGACAAACTCATCCCCGTCGATGTCTACATTCCCGGCTGTCCGCCGCGTCCAGAAGCGATTATGGACGCAATTGTCAAACTGCGGAAAAAAGTTTCTAACGAGTGCATCCAAGAACGCGGCAAGCTTCAAGCTCAGACGCACCGCTTCCACAGCACGACTCACAACATGAAAGCCGTTCCCCCGATTCTCACTGGCGAGTATCTCAAGTCGCCAACGCGCCAAGCGCCGCCGAAGGAACTCGCAGAAGCGTATGGAATGCCGATGCCCGCATTAGAAGCGGTAGAAGTGAAGGAGGAGGTCAACCGTGGCTGA
- a CDS encoding NAD(P)H-quinone oxidoreductase subunit J encodes MSENGFGVESLEPDHLGVEMIKVDADFLLPVATALYAYGFNYLQCQGGYDEGPGKSLVSFYHLTKVSDNADRPEEVRVKVFLPRDNPRVPSTYWIWRAADWQERESYDMYGIVYEGHPNLKRLLMPEDWVGWPLRKDYISPDFYEIQDAY; translated from the coding sequence TTGAGCGAGAATGGTTTTGGGGTGGAATCGTTGGAACCCGACCATCTCGGCGTAGAGATGATTAAAGTCGATGCAGACTTTCTGTTGCCCGTCGCAACCGCACTGTATGCCTATGGGTTTAATTATCTCCAATGTCAAGGCGGTTACGATGAAGGCCCGGGTAAATCTTTGGTCAGTTTTTACCACTTAACCAAGGTTAGCGATAATGCAGACCGCCCGGAAGAAGTGCGAGTGAAGGTTTTCTTGCCGCGCGACAATCCGCGAGTACCTTCCACTTATTGGATTTGGCGGGCAGCGGATTGGCAAGAACGGGAAAGCTACGATATGTACGGTATCGTTTACGAGGGTCATCCGAATTTGAAGCGCTTGTTAATGCCGGAAGATTGGGTGGGTTGGCCGCTGCGAAAGGATTATATTTCGCCCGATTTTTACGAAATTCAGGATGCGTATTAA